The Oceanispirochaeta sp. M1 genome has a window encoding:
- a CDS encoding iron-containing alcohol dehydrogenase yields MDNFIFRNPTRIYFGKGMELKVGEAVSVYSKKVLLHYGGGSIKRTGLYDKVTASLKEAGIEWVELAGVKPNPRLSLVYEGIKICREENIDFVLAVGGGSVIDSAKAIAAGVPYEGDVWDLYEGKAQIVEALGIGTILTIPAAGSESSSGTVITKEEGELKRPFGNELLYPDFSILNPELAMTLPPFQRACGVADMMAHLFERYFTNSHPVELTDRLIEGALKTIIHNGPRIMGDDADYDSWSEIMWSGTFAHNGSLDTGRIGDWGSHQIEHEMSGIYDVAHGAGLAVVFPSWMRYVMKHDIKRFVQIAVRVWNVEADYYSDEETAEAGIVALEKFWQSLGLATKLDGLNIPADRLEEMAGKCAGENDRAQGQFVKLFKKDVLAILQGAL; encoded by the coding sequence ATGGATAATTTTATTTTTAGAAATCCCACAAGAATATATTTCGGTAAAGGGATGGAGCTTAAGGTCGGTGAAGCGGTCAGTGTTTACAGTAAAAAAGTACTTCTCCACTATGGAGGAGGATCTATAAAAAGAACCGGTCTTTATGACAAGGTGACTGCATCTCTCAAAGAGGCAGGAATAGAGTGGGTTGAACTTGCAGGTGTAAAACCTAATCCCCGTCTCTCTCTTGTTTATGAGGGAATAAAAATCTGCCGTGAAGAGAATATTGATTTTGTTCTTGCAGTAGGTGGTGGTTCTGTCATCGACTCTGCCAAAGCCATAGCAGCAGGTGTTCCCTATGAAGGTGATGTATGGGATTTATATGAAGGTAAAGCACAGATTGTGGAAGCCCTCGGTATTGGAACAATTCTGACTATTCCTGCAGCTGGAAGTGAATCCAGTTCCGGAACTGTTATCACGAAAGAGGAGGGTGAGCTTAAAAGACCCTTCGGTAACGAACTGTTGTATCCCGATTTTTCAATTCTAAATCCTGAGCTGGCCATGACCCTGCCTCCTTTTCAGAGAGCCTGCGGTGTAGCCGATATGATGGCGCATCTTTTTGAACGTTACTTCACCAACTCCCATCCTGTTGAACTGACAGACAGACTCATCGAGGGTGCGTTGAAGACCATAATCCATAATGGCCCCCGTATTATGGGAGATGATGCAGATTATGATTCCTGGTCAGAAATCATGTGGTCAGGTACATTCGCTCATAACGGCAGCCTGGATACAGGACGTATTGGTGACTGGGGTTCCCATCAGATAGAGCATGAAATGAGCGGTATCTATGATGTTGCCCATGGCGCCGGACTTGCTGTCGTATTTCCGTCCTGGATGCGCTATGTCATGAAACATGATATCAAGCGTTTTGTGCAGATTGCTGTACGGGTATGGAATGTTGAAGCTGATTATTATTCAGATGAAGAGACTGCCGAAGCCGGTATCGTCGCTCTTGAGAAGTTCTGGCAGTCTTTAGGACTGGCCACAAAGCTTGACGGACTTAATATTCCCGCTGATAGACTAGAAGAAATGGCCGGTAAATGTGCCGGAGAAAATGATAGAGCTCAGGGGCAGTTTGTTAAACTTTTTAAAAAGGATGTTCTGGCAATTCTGCAGGGAGCATTATAG
- a CDS encoding diguanylate cyclase — MSLKKNILVMLITLVPLFYLQSETLTIAVLAKDGQQETLDRWIPLATYLTQQLDGYSFWIVPLDFDDMMTAVEKNKVDFVLTNSLLYISFEINYGINRLATLKNLRGEQDLTEFGGVLFTRSDRIDLNFSRDLNGRTLAAVDPSSIGGWYSVAREMKQENFDPYRDLKSLEFLGDHFSVVEAVKNRKVDAGIVRTDTLEYMADQGLINLKDFSVINPYPRTMKFNLRRSTELYPEWPFASMPHISQRLSEQVAIALISMDADSETARRTMSAGWTIPLNYKAVHDCMRELHIPPYEIKKPTFALFLKTYYWQLFLTVLALATLIVLAMHASSLNTRLQRLSESDTLTGLANRRAALSFLDYLQNSYNRNKTIYSIALIDLDHFKDINDTHGHTTGDEVLKDVSSFLRSSLRKVDMVSRWGGEEFLIILPDTDLENAFSLINKLRISFSNRKVSSSRLSVTFSGGIAVVHKGGSPESMISEADTSLYRAKETGRNKIIL; from the coding sequence ATGAGTCTCAAAAAAAACATACTTGTGATGCTGATTACACTAGTTCCCCTTTTCTATCTGCAGAGTGAGACTCTGACAATCGCTGTGCTGGCCAAGGACGGTCAGCAGGAGACTCTGGACCGCTGGATTCCTCTGGCGACCTATCTAACCCAGCAGCTTGATGGGTATAGTTTCTGGATTGTTCCCCTTGATTTTGATGATATGATGACCGCTGTAGAAAAAAACAAAGTTGATTTTGTCCTGACCAATTCTCTGCTGTATATAAGCTTCGAAATCAATTATGGAATAAACCGGCTGGCAACTCTCAAGAACCTCAGAGGAGAACAGGATCTGACAGAATTCGGCGGTGTACTTTTTACCAGATCCGACAGGATAGACCTGAATTTCTCAAGAGATCTGAATGGCAGAACCCTGGCTGCTGTAGACCCCTCATCTATCGGGGGCTGGTATTCGGTAGCAAGGGAGATGAAACAGGAAAATTTCGATCCCTACAGAGACCTGAAGAGTCTGGAATTCCTTGGAGACCATTTCTCGGTAGTCGAAGCTGTAAAGAACAGGAAAGTGGATGCCGGAATTGTACGGACAGATACCCTGGAATATATGGCTGATCAGGGTTTGATAAATCTAAAGGATTTTTCAGTAATAAACCCCTATCCCAGAACCATGAAATTCAACCTTCGAAGATCTACAGAACTCTACCCCGAATGGCCCTTTGCCAGTATGCCTCATATATCTCAAAGGCTGTCCGAGCAGGTGGCAATTGCACTGATCTCAATGGATGCTGATTCAGAAACTGCCCGCCGGACAATGAGTGCCGGCTGGACAATTCCCCTGAACTACAAAGCTGTGCATGATTGTATGAGAGAACTTCATATACCCCCTTATGAGATAAAGAAACCGACCTTTGCCCTTTTTTTGAAAACCTATTACTGGCAGCTGTTTCTTACTGTTCTTGCCCTGGCAACCTTGATTGTTCTGGCCATGCATGCGAGCTCATTAAACACACGCCTGCAGAGACTCTCCGAATCCGATACCCTTACGGGCCTCGCTAACAGACGCGCGGCACTGAGTTTTCTCGATTACCTGCAAAACAGCTACAACAGGAATAAAACTATCTATTCCATCGCATTGATTGATCTGGATCATTTCAAGGATATTAATGATACCCATGGGCATACCACAGGAGATGAAGTACTCAAAGATGTTTCATCATTTCTGCGGAGTTCTTTAAGGAAGGTTGATATGGTATCACGCTGGGGAGGGGAAGAATTTCTTATTATCCTCCCCGACACAGATCTTGAAAATGCATTTTCTCTGATCAACAAACTGCGTATCAGCTTCTCCAATAGAAAAGTATCCTCCAGTAGACTATCGGTGACATTCTCTGGAGGAATTGCAGTAGTTCATAAAGGCGGGAGTCCCGAATCTATGATATCAGAAGCTGATACATCCCTTTACAGGGCAAAAGAAACGGGACGGAACAAAATTATACTATAA
- a CDS encoding LEA type 2 family protein yields the protein MKKLYRAAAVLFVILGLSGCKTVEILVQKPEVSVNSVEITSISFHDITLDMEVLVYNPNPIGIDLESFDYGLLIEEASLLKGSAAEGLSLEAKGSSIITIPLTVDYEDLYQSVSSMMETDESAYRIDTGFNFLLPILGEQRIELSHEGKIPNVRMPRFSFESLYVKSLGLMGADLVILMNVENPNAFGIGLNEFRGVLEINKQKWAELSAGEAVYFPAGGNGELGFQFRLEFLSMGRTVRDLLSKDESLNYEFLGNILLDSSLDMMKEVSLPLNISGGVDLLHPDTTGGLHSSRKIEDSIEENLLNIFGMF from the coding sequence ATGAAGAAACTTTACCGGGCCGCAGCAGTCCTTTTTGTGATTCTTGGGTTAAGCGGATGTAAAACTGTAGAAATCCTTGTTCAGAAGCCTGAAGTTTCTGTTAATTCTGTTGAGATAACATCCATCAGTTTTCATGATATTACGCTGGATATGGAAGTTCTGGTTTATAATCCCAATCCCATAGGCATTGATCTTGAATCCTTTGACTATGGTCTTTTGATAGAAGAGGCCAGCCTGCTGAAAGGTTCCGCTGCTGAAGGATTAAGTCTGGAAGCAAAGGGCTCGTCAATAATTACAATTCCCCTGACTGTAGACTATGAAGATTTGTACCAATCTGTTTCCTCCATGATGGAGACTGATGAATCGGCTTATAGAATTGATACGGGGTTCAATTTTCTGCTTCCCATACTTGGTGAACAGCGCATTGAACTTTCTCATGAAGGGAAAATCCCCAATGTCCGGATGCCCCGCTTCAGTTTTGAGAGTCTCTATGTAAAAAGTCTCGGACTCATGGGCGCGGATCTTGTCATTCTTATGAATGTAGAAAATCCCAATGCCTTTGGTATCGGGCTGAATGAATTCAGGGGTGTTCTGGAGATCAATAAGCAGAAATGGGCCGAGCTGAGTGCCGGTGAAGCAGTCTATTTTCCCGCAGGAGGAAACGGAGAGCTTGGTTTTCAGTTCCGACTGGAGTTTCTTTCTATGGGACGCACAGTCAGAGATCTGCTTTCGAAAGATGAAAGCTTGAATTATGAGTTTTTGGGGAATATTCTATTAGATTCGTCTCTGGATATGATGAAAGAGGTATCTCTGCCTCTGAATATCAGTGGTGGAGTAGATCTACTTCATCCAGATACTACCGGTGGATTGCACAGTTCCAGGAAAATTGAAGACAGTATCGAAGAGAATCTGTTAAATATTTTCGGTATGTTTTAA
- a CDS encoding long-chain fatty acid--CoA ligase, which translates to MTIPSLFKEVVEKHPDVICQYSRGDHGTFTPSTFKEVFSKISAIAWSLDNLGIKKGDHIGLISDNRSEWLITDLAIVSLGAADVPRGCDTMAQEMSYILGFSECRISVLENAKQLEKIVSMKKDLPDLKTIILLDKPETLPKSPWKVLYYEDLLKKGMDKTSDDFIASKIAEGEGEDLCTLIFTSGTTGEPKGVMLSHNNFLHQVQNIDKVANLEVGDIWLSVLPVWHSFERVIQYIAVCAGTTIAYSKPVGKIMLMDMQKLNPQWMASVPRIWSAIESGVSRNIKAKGGVSWALYRFFLSVAVIHQGMQNRMQGRVADFKKVFTLPYYIIYPIPWLLLYPLRALGNKLVFSKIQAKVGNGFKCGISGGGALPPRIYQFFKAIGIQLLEGYGLTETAPVVAFSPQQHPVMGVVGPAWPGTEVKVVNEKGNKAAPGEKGVVYLKGPQVMQGYYKKEKATSEIINKEGWLNSGDLGIMTVKDELKLIGREKDTIVLLGGENIEPVPMEQKLAESPYIEQAVIVGQDQKYLAALIVPDFDALEAYAKENNLAYENRIHLRDVHAVLELLTSEINGLISAKNGFKSFERIYKFAVLRKTFEVGQELSGKQDLKRHAIVDIYKKEIKGLF; encoded by the coding sequence ATGACTATTCCCTCATTGTTCAAAGAGGTTGTTGAGAAACATCCGGATGTTATCTGTCAGTACAGCCGTGGAGACCATGGAACATTCACCCCTTCCACATTTAAAGAAGTTTTTTCAAAGATTTCAGCCATTGCCTGGAGTCTGGACAATCTAGGCATTAAAAAAGGAGACCATATCGGTCTTATCTCTGATAACCGGAGTGAATGGCTTATAACAGATTTGGCAATCGTTTCTCTTGGGGCTGCAGATGTTCCCAGAGGCTGCGATACCATGGCTCAGGAAATGAGCTATATTCTTGGATTTTCCGAATGTAGAATTTCAGTTCTTGAGAATGCTAAACAGCTTGAAAAAATAGTCTCCATGAAAAAAGATCTCCCCGATCTTAAGACAATTATTCTTCTGGATAAACCTGAAACCCTCCCGAAATCTCCCTGGAAAGTTCTCTATTATGAAGATCTTTTAAAAAAGGGGATGGATAAAACCTCTGATGACTTCATTGCATCTAAAATTGCAGAGGGAGAGGGTGAAGACCTATGTACCCTGATCTTCACATCAGGAACTACGGGAGAACCCAAGGGGGTTATGCTCAGCCATAACAACTTTCTCCATCAGGTTCAGAATATTGACAAAGTAGCCAACCTGGAAGTTGGTGATATCTGGCTGAGTGTTCTTCCCGTATGGCACTCATTCGAGCGTGTAATTCAGTATATTGCGGTCTGTGCAGGAACAACCATAGCCTATTCAAAACCGGTAGGTAAGATCATGTTGATGGATATGCAGAAACTTAATCCCCAGTGGATGGCATCTGTTCCCAGAATCTGGTCTGCCATAGAGTCGGGGGTCTCCAGAAATATTAAAGCCAAAGGCGGTGTTTCCTGGGCTCTTTACCGCTTCTTCCTCTCTGTTGCCGTTATTCATCAGGGAATGCAAAACCGTATGCAGGGACGAGTGGCAGACTTTAAAAAGGTTTTTACACTGCCCTATTACATAATCTACCCAATACCCTGGCTTCTTCTATATCCCTTGAGAGCCCTGGGGAATAAACTCGTTTTCAGTAAAATTCAGGCAAAAGTCGGAAACGGATTTAAATGTGGAATTTCCGGCGGAGGTGCACTTCCCCCGCGAATCTATCAGTTCTTTAAGGCAATCGGGATTCAGCTCCTTGAGGGATACGGCCTGACGGAAACAGCTCCGGTTGTGGCCTTCAGCCCTCAGCAGCATCCGGTTATGGGTGTTGTCGGTCCCGCATGGCCGGGGACTGAAGTCAAGGTTGTAAATGAGAAAGGAAATAAAGCAGCTCCCGGTGAAAAGGGTGTTGTCTACCTCAAAGGACCTCAGGTCATGCAGGGGTATTACAAGAAAGAGAAGGCCACTTCAGAGATTATCAATAAAGAGGGCTGGCTCAATTCCGGTGACCTCGGAATAATGACTGTAAAGGATGAGCTGAAACTGATCGGACGGGAGAAGGATACCATTGTTCTTCTGGGTGGTGAGAATATTGAGCCTGTTCCCATGGAACAGAAACTGGCAGAGTCTCCCTATATTGAGCAGGCTGTTATTGTGGGGCAGGATCAGAAGTATCTTGCTGCCCTGATTGTTCCGGATTTTGATGCTCTTGAAGCCTATGCCAAAGAGAATAATCTGGCATATGAAAACAGAATTCATCTTCGGGATGTTCATGCTGTGCTGGAATTGCTGACATCCGAGATCAACGGTCTGATCTCGGCTAAAAATGGATTCAAAAGTTTTGAGCGTATCTATAAGTTCGCTGTGTTGAGGAAAACCTTTGAAGTAGGGCAGGAGCTCTCGGGGAAACAGGATCTGAAACGTCATGCTATTGTAGATATTTACAAGAAAGAGATCAAAGGACTCTTCTGA
- a CDS encoding peptidylprolyl isomerase, producing MQILLTMKNGGEMLFDLYPEKAPLTVDNFVSLINKRFYDGLTFHRVVKDYVIQGGSEDNTCMCPTDFSITGEFAENGYDTGLDHKRGALSMARDDDFNSGGTQFFVVHKDAHKLDGRYAAFGKLAKGFEILDAIASVDTAPPEKENRPLEEQVIETIRMMPHP from the coding sequence ATGCAGATATTATTAACAATGAAGAATGGCGGAGAAATGCTCTTTGACCTCTATCCTGAAAAAGCACCCCTGACAGTGGATAATTTTGTCAGTCTCATTAATAAGAGATTTTATGACGGTCTTACTTTTCACCGAGTGGTTAAGGATTATGTTATCCAGGGCGGGTCTGAAGACAACACATGCATGTGTCCTACAGATTTTTCAATTACCGGGGAATTTGCCGAGAACGGTTATGACACAGGACTTGATCATAAAAGGGGAGCCCTCTCCATGGCCCGGGATGATGATTTCAACAGTGGGGGGACTCAATTCTTTGTTGTACATAAGGATGCACACAAACTGGATGGCCGATATGCAGCCTTCGGGAAACTAGCCAAAGGCTTTGAAATACTGGATGCCATAGCATCTGTTGATACCGCTCCGCCTGAAAAAGAGAACCGTCCCCTGGAAGAGCAGGTTATAGAAACGATCAGGATGATGCCCCATCCATAA
- a CDS encoding ABC transporter substrate-binding protein — MKKFSTLLSILLFTATMLFATGAGDKTETASTGEVEQKLTFALQNEPDGLDPGITNNSFASPILLNSFEGLVIYDKNNSISGGSAESWEISDDGLTYTFKLRNNLKWSDGSPLTAKDFVYSYMRVLDPALGAQYSGMLTDFIVGAAEYYAGSGDADSVGIKAIDDQTLEITLIKPTAYYIGILGMWVYSPVNEATVKANGDKWTLSAETFVSNGPFTMKEISFGEGYELVKNENYWNAANVKLEQLNFRFIPDPSTALVALGTGDIDGQWEIPSADLPSLKADSDSLQIIPSYGTTYYEINCSKAPYDNPKVRLALAMALDRTSLIENVLQSTDQPAYSLIAPGYSVDGIAYDEGRSDFGLSPNADVEGARAMLAEAGYPGGEGFPTLELSYYTNEIVKNIVEAMQQMWQENLGIKVNVSTEEWAVYYENIQALNYEVGAMGWGADYMHPMTFFPLRVSDNVMNNSGYDSAEYDALVEKSQSETDPLEAMRLMRKAEDVLMADMPLIPLYFRSSPKMMAPYVKGWYITPLNNMYLSGAYIEK, encoded by the coding sequence ATGAAGAAATTTTCTACTTTGTTGAGCATTCTGCTCTTCACTGCGACAATGTTATTCGCCACAGGTGCCGGTGACAAGACCGAAACTGCAAGCACCGGGGAAGTTGAACAGAAACTCACTTTCGCTCTTCAGAATGAACCCGATGGACTGGATCCTGGTATCACCAATAACTCCTTTGCATCCCCCATTCTGCTTAACAGCTTTGAAGGTCTGGTTATCTACGATAAAAACAACAGTATCAGCGGTGGAAGTGCTGAATCCTGGGAAATCAGTGATGACGGTCTTACTTATACATTTAAACTGCGAAACAACCTTAAATGGTCTGACGGCAGCCCCCTTACTGCAAAAGATTTTGTTTATTCATATATGAGAGTCCTGGATCCTGCCCTGGGTGCACAGTACTCAGGAATGCTTACAGACTTTATCGTCGGAGCAGCCGAGTATTATGCAGGAAGCGGTGATGCCGATTCTGTAGGCATAAAAGCCATTGATGATCAGACACTTGAGATCACACTGATAAAACCCACTGCCTATTACATTGGAATTCTCGGAATGTGGGTCTATAGCCCGGTAAATGAGGCCACCGTAAAAGCAAACGGTGATAAATGGACACTTTCAGCCGAAACTTTTGTTTCAAACGGTCCCTTTACAATGAAAGAAATCTCATTTGGTGAAGGTTATGAGCTTGTTAAAAATGAGAATTACTGGAATGCTGCCAATGTAAAACTTGAACAGCTCAACTTCCGTTTTATTCCCGATCCCTCAACTGCTCTTGTAGCACTTGGTACGGGAGATATTGACGGTCAGTGGGAAATACCATCCGCCGATCTACCCAGTCTTAAGGCCGATAGTGACTCACTTCAGATTATCCCCTCCTATGGAACAACATATTATGAAATCAACTGTTCCAAAGCTCCCTATGACAATCCCAAGGTTCGCCTTGCACTTGCAATGGCCCTGGACAGAACATCTCTTATTGAAAATGTTCTTCAGTCCACAGATCAGCCTGCGTACAGCCTGATTGCTCCCGGATACTCTGTAGACGGTATTGCCTATGATGAGGGACGTTCAGACTTCGGTCTTTCTCCCAATGCTGATGTAGAGGGTGCACGTGCCATGCTGGCAGAAGCCGGATATCCCGGAGGAGAAGGTTTCCCGACACTGGAGTTGAGCTACTACACAAACGAAATTGTTAAAAATATTGTAGAAGCCATGCAGCAGATGTGGCAGGAAAATCTGGGAATCAAAGTTAATGTATCCACCGAAGAATGGGCTGTTTACTATGAGAATATCCAGGCTCTGAATTATGAAGTCGGTGCCATGGGATGGGGAGCAGACTACATGCATCCCATGACATTCTTCCCACTGAGAGTCAGTGATAATGTTATGAACAATTCCGGATATGACAGTGCCGAATACGACGCCCTTGTAGAGAAATCTCAGAGTGAAACAGATCCTTTAGAAGCCATGAGACTGATGAGAAAAGCCGAAGATGTACTTATGGCAGATATGCCCTTAATACCTCTCTACTTCCGTTCATCTCCCAAGATGATGGCTCCCTATGTTAAGGGATGGTACATCACACCTCTGAATAATATGTATCTCTCCGGTGCCTATATTGAGAAATAA
- a CDS encoding ABC transporter ATP-binding protein has product MTDKNLISVNNLVKHFPVPGKHKAIVHAVDDVSFAIKKGETLGLVGESGCGKSTVAKSIVRMHNPTSGSILFDSVDIAGLRERELRPYRKKMQMVFQDPYSSLNPRMTVLKLVAEPLIAQGVVSKAKQARDIIVEMLEKVGLTAEHTSRYPHEFSGGQRQRISLARALILEPEFIVCDEPISALDVSIQAQVINLLQEFKHERSLTYLFIAHDLSMVRYVSDHVGVMYLGKMMEICDSEQIYKSPLHPYTRGLHAAIPIADPVSAKLKKDSAIEGDIPSPISPPEGCRFHTRCRECMKICREVEPELLDVGNNHQVACHLYSKGYS; this is encoded by the coding sequence ATGACTGACAAGAATCTTATTTCAGTAAACAATCTGGTAAAGCACTTTCCAGTTCCCGGTAAACATAAAGCTATTGTTCATGCAGTTGATGATGTGAGTTTTGCTATAAAAAAGGGTGAAACCCTCGGCCTTGTTGGTGAGTCGGGATGTGGGAAATCCACAGTTGCCAAGTCAATTGTAAGGATGCACAATCCCACATCCGGTTCAATACTCTTTGACTCTGTGGATATCGCCGGGCTCAGGGAGAGAGAGCTCAGGCCATACCGGAAAAAAATGCAGATGGTATTTCAGGACCCCTATTCATCATTGAACCCGAGAATGACTGTTCTCAAACTTGTTGCTGAACCCCTGATTGCCCAGGGTGTGGTCTCCAAAGCAAAACAGGCAAGAGATATTATTGTAGAAATGCTGGAGAAGGTAGGACTGACAGCAGAGCATACATCCCGATACCCCCATGAATTTTCAGGTGGACAAAGACAGAGAATAAGCCTGGCCCGGGCCCTTATTCTTGAACCGGAATTTATTGTCTGCGATGAACCCATATCAGCTCTGGATGTCTCAATACAGGCTCAGGTAATAAATCTGCTTCAGGAGTTTAAGCACGAACGTTCCCTGACATACCTGTTTATTGCCCATGACCTCTCTATGGTTCGCTATGTATCGGATCATGTGGGAGTGATGTATCTTGGGAAAATGATGGAAATTTGTGACAGTGAGCAAATATATAAATCCCCTCTTCACCCCTATACCCGGGGTCTGCATGCAGCCATACCTATTGCAGATCCGGTTTCAGCCAAATTGAAAAAAGACTCTGCCATCGAGGGTGATATTCCAAGTCCTATCTCACCTCCCGAGGGGTGTAGATTCCATACCCGCTGCAGAGAATGCATGAAAATATGCAGGGAAGTAGAACCGGAACTCCTGGACGTCGGCAATAATCATCAGGTGGCATGCCACCTTTACAGCAAGGGATATTCTTAA
- a CDS encoding ABC transporter ATP-binding protein, translating to MSQLLRVNNLHTSFFTQDGEVKAVKGVNFHLNKGETMGIVGESGSGKSVTSLSILKLLPPSGRIIDGEILLNDVNLVEADNGVMREVRGAKVAMIFQDPMSSLNPLIPVGKQVEEMITTHETHPRDELKKMVLELFKKVQIPDPEKRYKSYPHEFSGGMRQRVMIAMALACKPSVLIADEPTTALDVTIQDQILKLLRSLQDEMQMSIIFISHNLGVVAEICSRVMVMYGGMVMEYANINDIFNNPKHPYTMGLLKSIPAIDQDRSASLQSISGSPPDMSNPPEGCPFHPRCRYARKICSIKVPPVVTISKDHGSRCWLLNADAPGNNNPFSQDGTIND from the coding sequence ATGAGCCAACTATTGAGGGTAAACAACCTCCACACTTCCTTTTTTACTCAGGATGGAGAAGTCAAAGCGGTAAAAGGGGTTAACTTCCATCTGAACAAGGGAGAAACCATGGGGATTGTCGGAGAATCAGGCAGTGGAAAGTCTGTAACATCTCTTTCGATTCTTAAATTACTACCTCCTTCAGGTCGAATCATCGACGGAGAGATACTGCTGAATGATGTTAATCTGGTAGAGGCCGACAACGGCGTGATGAGAGAAGTACGGGGCGCCAAGGTTGCCATGATATTCCAGGACCCCATGTCATCACTCAATCCTCTCATTCCTGTGGGAAAACAGGTTGAGGAGATGATTACAACACATGAGACTCATCCCAGGGATGAATTGAAAAAAATGGTTCTTGAACTATTTAAAAAAGTCCAGATTCCCGATCCTGAAAAAAGATATAAGAGCTACCCCCATGAGTTCTCCGGTGGTATGCGCCAGAGAGTCATGATTGCCATGGCCCTGGCATGTAAACCATCGGTACTGATTGCAGATGAGCCTACAACTGCTCTTGATGTTACAATTCAGGATCAGATACTCAAACTTCTCCGCTCTCTTCAGGATGAGATGCAGATGTCCATAATTTTCATTTCCCATAACCTTGGGGTTGTTGCGGAAATCTGTTCCCGGGTGATGGTAATGTACGGGGGAATGGTTATGGAGTATGCAAATATCAATGATATTTTCAACAATCCGAAACATCCCTACACCATGGGACTTCTAAAATCGATTCCGGCAATTGATCAGGACAGGTCTGCCTCACTTCAATCCATATCAGGCTCACCTCCTGATATGTCAAATCCTCCTGAGGGATGTCCTTTTCACCCCAGATGCCGTTATGCAAGGAAGATCTGCAGTATTAAAGTTCCTCCTGTAGTGACTATAAGCAAAGATCACGGATCCCGCTGCTGGCTTCTTAATGCTGATGCTCCGGGTAACAACAATCCTTTTTCTCAGGACGGAACTATTAATGACTGA